One Citricoccus sp. K5 DNA window includes the following coding sequences:
- a CDS encoding SDR family NAD(P)-dependent oxidoreductase — protein sequence MNIAVRTIILTGATRGIGREAAREILRRAPGTHLVILGRSASAGEVMPSLREISPHVSTIDIDLASMASVTAAIAQVEDHLNSGALPPLSGLIFNAGVHLSSALESTVDGYERTFAVNVMSTHQLLRQLHPHLTSPSRVVVTVSDAHFGDLRHTAGTMPPPRWSDPEILSRPGAFDSPEKVRSGRRAYVTSKLGGVHLVHEWSRRLPEGIDIVAYNPSLVVGTGLARETGGAFPFLMRRVIPVLALTPLVDTPMPAGQKLADVALGATVATSGSYVHREKIAASSSESYDLGRELRLWSWLEQELGESSPGPPHASSAT from the coding sequence ATGAATATTGCCGTCCGAACGATAATTCTGACCGGCGCGACGCGAGGCATTGGCCGTGAAGCAGCACGGGAGATCCTCCGGAGGGCCCCAGGGACCCACCTCGTGATCCTGGGCCGAAGCGCGTCCGCCGGTGAAGTCATGCCGAGCCTGCGAGAGATTTCGCCTCACGTCTCGACCATCGACATTGACCTAGCCAGCATGGCTAGCGTCACAGCAGCAATTGCGCAGGTGGAGGATCACTTGAATTCGGGGGCTTTACCGCCGCTGAGTGGACTCATCTTCAACGCCGGCGTCCACCTCTCTAGCGCGTTGGAATCCACTGTTGACGGCTACGAGAGGACCTTCGCTGTGAACGTCATGTCGACCCATCAACTGCTCCGTCAACTCCACCCGCATTTGACATCGCCCAGTCGCGTAGTGGTCACGGTCAGTGATGCCCATTTCGGGGATCTTCGGCACACCGCAGGGACTATGCCACCTCCTCGATGGTCCGACCCTGAGATCCTCTCTCGGCCCGGAGCATTCGACTCTCCAGAAAAAGTGCGGTCCGGCCGCCGTGCATACGTCACCAGCAAACTTGGTGGTGTGCACCTGGTTCACGAATGGTCCCGTCGACTGCCTGAGGGAATCGACATCGTGGCCTATAACCCCAGTCTCGTGGTGGGCACCGGTCTTGCTCGTGAAACTGGCGGGGCCTTCCCCTTTCTCATGAGGAGGGTGATTCCAGTACTGGCTTTGACGCCCCTCGTGGACACTCCGATGCCCGCGGGGCAAAAACTCGCCGATGTCGCTCTCGGGGCCACTGTCGCCACGAGTGGCAGCTACGTCCACCGAGAAAAGATCGCGGCATCGTCTTCCGAGTCCTATGACCTCGGGCGCGAGCTCCGTCTGTGGAGCTGGCTGGAACAAGAGCTGGGGGAGAGCAGTCCGGGGCCTCCGCACGCGTCGTCGGC
- a CDS encoding helix-turn-helix domain-containing protein encodes MAHNARPNLGEFLRHRRALMKPPGQQERSRLSARRVPGLRRHELSDIAGISSEYYTRLEQGRALRPSREILSALGAALQLSTIEAEHLFRLAGELPPEPLAPSTTISPGVRQLLASLEGSTPVTVHDGRLDMLSINATATELFAPLFDDGPYGRNIVHQAFTAKGLSTVLGCTGARQLRLLAAAEFRRALSRYPEDERLQGLLNELLGRGSEFADIWALGEVGTRRTAMKNVHHPTKGALSFESQMLHDPERDHWVMLFAPVRS; translated from the coding sequence ATGGCACACAACGCTCGCCCAAATCTGGGAGAGTTCCTCCGGCACCGAAGAGCGCTGATGAAGCCCCCAGGTCAGCAAGAACGGTCGCGGCTCTCTGCTCGTCGAGTGCCAGGGCTTCGCCGGCATGAACTGTCCGATATCGCAGGAATATCCAGTGAGTACTACACCCGCCTCGAACAGGGGCGCGCGCTTCGCCCCTCACGCGAGATCCTCAGTGCGTTGGGAGCAGCCCTGCAGCTCTCCACCATTGAGGCAGAGCATTTGTTCCGACTTGCCGGTGAGCTGCCGCCGGAGCCACTTGCGCCGTCCACAACGATCAGCCCTGGGGTCCGGCAGTTGCTTGCCAGCCTGGAGGGCTCCACGCCGGTGACGGTCCACGACGGTCGGCTGGACATGCTGTCGATCAACGCCACTGCCACAGAACTGTTCGCACCACTCTTCGATGACGGCCCCTACGGCCGAAATATTGTCCACCAGGCTTTCACCGCGAAAGGGCTCTCCACGGTACTTGGGTGTACAGGCGCTAGACAGCTACGCCTGCTGGCCGCCGCGGAGTTCCGCCGCGCTCTGAGTCGGTACCCCGAGGATGAACGCCTTCAGGGCTTACTCAACGAGTTGCTGGGGCGGGGGTCAGAATTCGCCGACATCTGGGCGCTTGGCGAGGTAGGGACGCGGAGAACGGCGATGAAGAATGTTCACCATCCCACCAAGGGGGCTCTGTCCTTCGAGAGTCAGATGCTCCACGACCCAGAACGTGATCACTGGGTCATGCTCTTCGCTCCGGTTCGCTCTTGA
- a CDS encoding energy-coupling factor transporter transmembrane protein EcfT, which translates to MPVAALSAPSRPAAGSVFERANPLAKLAALLPVTAVLVATMDWVSSGIVLVAAVALLPWSGIRVGAFFRRAWVLVAAALVSAWGTALVGEDSGPLLFEAGPVSISEGSVLAGLATGLRILAVALPGVMVFITTDPTDLADALSQRLRLPARFVLGSLAAFRLLGVLTEEWRTLGQARRARGVGTGGNPLRRLGSWLGQVFGLMVQAIRRATKLAITMEARGFGTGDRTWARQSRFGAVDAWVVLGGLGLSALAVGLSVATGAFNLVWA; encoded by the coding sequence GTGCCCGTCGCCGCCCTCTCCGCTCCGTCCCGCCCGGCGGCCGGCTCGGTTTTCGAGCGTGCCAACCCGCTGGCCAAGCTCGCGGCACTGCTGCCGGTGACGGCGGTGCTGGTGGCGACGATGGACTGGGTGTCCTCCGGGATCGTGCTGGTGGCCGCCGTGGCCCTCTTGCCGTGGTCCGGGATCCGGGTCGGCGCGTTCTTCCGCCGGGCCTGGGTGCTGGTGGCGGCCGCGCTGGTGTCCGCGTGGGGCACCGCCCTGGTCGGCGAGGACTCCGGACCCCTGCTGTTCGAGGCGGGGCCGGTGAGCATCTCCGAGGGCTCAGTCCTGGCCGGGCTGGCCACCGGGCTGCGCATCCTCGCGGTGGCGCTGCCCGGCGTGATGGTCTTCATCACCACCGACCCCACGGACCTGGCCGACGCCCTGTCCCAGCGGCTGCGGCTGCCCGCCCGCTTCGTCCTCGGATCCCTCGCGGCCTTCCGGCTGCTGGGCGTGCTGACGGAGGAATGGCGGACCCTCGGCCAGGCCCGGCGGGCCCGCGGCGTCGGAACGGGAGGCAATCCACTCCGCCGGCTGGGCTCCTGGCTCGGTCAGGTCTTCGGGCTCATGGTGCAGGCCATCCGCCGGGCCACCAAGCTTGCCATCACGATGGAGGCCCGGGGCTTCGGAACCGGCGACCGCACCTGGGCGCGGCAGTCCCGGTTCGGCGCGGTGGACGCCTGGGTGGTTCTGGGAGGCCTCGGGCTGTCCGCGCTCGCCGTAGGCCTGTCCGTGGCCACCGGGGCCTTCAACCTCGTGTGGGCGTGA
- a CDS encoding ABC transporter ATP-binding protein, with translation MPGARITAAGWGWRHAGRPVPAVADLDLEVPAGQKVLLAGPSGAGKSTLLYALAGVLDPADESEETGSLRVDGTVSRQLRGHAGLVQQDPETQVILSRVGDDAAFGAENLQVPRDQIWDRVRDALDAVGLGEDQGISLARDTSRLSGGQKQRLALAGILAMRPPLILLDEPTANLDPAGVLEVRDAVLAVVERTGATLLVVEHRLAIWADHVDRMLVLEPGGGISHDGSPGELLAPGRVRDELAAAGVWVPGRVPTVTETRPTPAPPGALLTARGLAVSKEPVTPGWRRRFGPTPTPVQADLDLELGAGEAVVVTGANGSGKSTLLLTLAGLIPSHAGTLTAGAALKGERAGHLPDDPHRWKAADLVSRIGTVFQEPEHQFVATTVREELLFGPRHARDPESGRRLFTDVEAAQRADGLLAALNLESLAEVNPFTLSGGEKRRLSVATVLAAGPEVVFLDEPTFGQDANTWAVLTGLLRGLVAEGRSVLAVTHDADFAAALDARTIELEVAA, from the coding sequence GTGCCGGGAGCACGCATCACCGCGGCGGGCTGGGGCTGGCGCCACGCCGGCCGGCCGGTGCCCGCCGTCGCGGATCTGGACCTAGAGGTGCCGGCGGGGCAGAAGGTCCTGCTGGCCGGGCCCTCCGGTGCCGGCAAGTCCACCCTGCTCTACGCCCTCGCCGGGGTGCTGGACCCCGCCGACGAGTCCGAGGAGACCGGATCCCTGCGGGTGGACGGCACCGTGTCCCGCCAGCTGCGCGGCCACGCCGGTCTGGTCCAGCAGGACCCCGAGACCCAGGTGATCCTGTCCCGCGTCGGCGATGATGCCGCGTTCGGCGCCGAGAACCTGCAGGTGCCCAGGGACCAGATCTGGGACCGTGTCCGGGACGCCCTGGACGCCGTGGGGCTGGGCGAGGATCAGGGGATCTCCCTGGCCCGGGACACCTCGCGACTCTCCGGCGGGCAGAAACAACGCCTCGCCCTGGCCGGGATCCTGGCGATGCGCCCGCCGTTGATCCTGTTGGACGAGCCGACCGCCAACCTGGATCCGGCCGGGGTGCTGGAGGTCCGCGACGCCGTGCTCGCCGTCGTCGAGCGGACTGGGGCGACTCTGCTCGTGGTCGAGCACCGGTTGGCGATCTGGGCCGACCACGTGGACCGCATGCTCGTCCTGGAACCCGGCGGCGGCATCAGTCACGACGGTTCCCCGGGCGAACTCCTGGCCCCGGGCCGCGTCCGGGACGAGCTGGCCGCGGCGGGCGTCTGGGTGCCCGGCCGCGTTCCGACAGTGACGGAGACCCGCCCGACGCCGGCACCCCCCGGTGCGCTGTTGACCGCGCGCGGTCTGGCCGTCTCGAAGGAGCCGGTGACACCGGGATGGCGTCGGCGCTTCGGCCCCACCCCGACGCCGGTCCAGGCGGACCTGGACCTGGAGCTGGGGGCCGGCGAAGCCGTCGTCGTGACCGGGGCCAACGGCAGCGGGAAGTCCACGCTGCTGCTGACCCTGGCCGGCCTGATCCCCTCCCACGCTGGCACGCTGACGGCGGGCGCCGCGCTCAAGGGGGAGCGGGCCGGCCACCTGCCGGACGACCCGCACCGGTGGAAAGCCGCTGACCTGGTCAGCCGGATCGGCACCGTCTTCCAGGAGCCCGAGCACCAGTTCGTCGCCACCACCGTGCGGGAAGAATTGCTGTTCGGGCCCCGCCATGCCCGCGACCCCGAGAGCGGGCGGCGGCTGTTCACCGACGTGGAGGCAGCCCAACGGGCGGACGGGCTGTTGGCAGCGCTGAACCTGGAATCGCTGGCAGAGGTCAACCCGTTCACGCTCTCCGGCGGGGAGAAGAGGCGGCTGTCCGTGGCCACGGTACTGGCGGCCGGGCCCGAGGTGGTGTTCCTCGACGAGCCGACCTTCGGCCAGGACGCCAACACGTGGGCCGTGCTCACGGGCTTGCTGCGCGGATTGGTGGCCGAGGGCCGCTCGGTGCTGGCCGTGACCCACGACGCCGACTTCGCCGCGGCGCTCGACGCCCGGACGATCGAGCTGGAGGTGGCCGCGTGA
- a CDS encoding ECF transporter S component, with protein MVSMKTGNTPHHPGTTPEPDAGHAPSTGTGTTTTGAGRASRNAPNRRSWRVVDIVVAAVIAVASGVIFWAWNLAYAGLSPAFAAFPPSSALVAGMWLFPAVLGGLIIRRPGAALFTELVAATVSALLGSQFGLTVLASGVIQGLGAELILLAFLYRRFTLPVALLAGLLTGLFGGINDAFIFNWFPEYTLDWKLIYVGLVGVSGVVIAGLLSWLATRGLAATGALSALASRRAHQEPVA; from the coding sequence ATGGTCTCCATGAAGACCGGCAACACCCCGCACCACCCCGGCACCACCCCCGAGCCCGACGCCGGCCACGCGCCGTCCACAGGCACCGGAACCACCACCACCGGCGCCGGGCGGGCGTCCCGCAACGCCCCGAACCGGCGCTCCTGGCGGGTGGTGGACATCGTCGTGGCCGCCGTCATCGCGGTGGCCTCCGGCGTCATCTTCTGGGCCTGGAACCTGGCCTATGCCGGACTGAGCCCCGCCTTCGCGGCCTTCCCGCCGTCCTCCGCCCTGGTGGCCGGGATGTGGCTCTTCCCGGCCGTGCTCGGCGGGCTCATCATCCGCAGGCCCGGTGCCGCGCTGTTCACCGAACTGGTCGCAGCGACCGTCTCCGCGTTGCTCGGCTCCCAGTTCGGCCTGACCGTGCTCGCCTCCGGCGTGATCCAGGGCCTCGGCGCCGAACTGATCCTGCTGGCCTTCCTCTACCGCCGCTTCACCCTGCCGGTAGCCCTGCTCGCCGGCCTGCTCACGGGCCTCTTCGGCGGCATCAATGACGCGTTCATCTTCAACTGGTTCCCCGAGTACACCCTGGATTGGAAGCTGATCTACGTGGGACTGGTGGGCGTGTCCGGGGTGGTGATCGCCGGCCTGCTGTCCTGGCTGGCCACGCGCGGGCTCGCGGCCACGGGCGCCCTGTCCGCCCTGGCCTCCCGCCGTGCCCACCAGGAGCCGGTGGCCTGA
- a CDS encoding DUF4235 domain-containing protein, translating to MTTVNVLEEPVNTLVEKLIATGITIGGGIIGTKVVEFAWRKITGHDAPKDLDDTEANMWSAITFATISAGISAIIRVSSKRGANSAVKAIQSRSKSKAGTAEV from the coding sequence ATGACCACCGTCAACGTCCTGGAGGAACCCGTGAACACCCTCGTGGAAAAGCTCATCGCCACCGGAATCACCATCGGCGGTGGCATCATCGGCACCAAGGTCGTGGAGTTCGCCTGGAGGAAGATCACCGGCCATGACGCTCCGAAGGACCTGGACGACACCGAGGCCAACATGTGGAGCGCCATCACCTTCGCCACCATCTCCGCGGGCATCTCCGCGATCATCCGCGTCTCGTCCAAGCGCGGCGCGAATTCCGCCGTGAAGGCCATCCAGTCCCGCTCGAAGTCCAAGGCCGGGACCGCCGAGGTCTGA
- the mnhG gene encoding monovalent cation/H(+) antiporter subunit G, whose product MSTVAGIGLFRFPDQLSRMHAGTKPQVLGLLLMLMALAFAWRAWVWVPILVLAWVLQMLTAPVSAHLVGRAGYRTKHLKPEFHYVDELADVVARQDDAGKPAATAHDQRTVPKDDPTDQQGRD is encoded by the coding sequence ATGTCCACCGTGGCCGGGATCGGCCTGTTCCGGTTCCCGGACCAGCTCTCCCGCATGCACGCCGGCACGAAGCCCCAGGTGCTCGGGCTGCTGCTAATGCTGATGGCCCTGGCCTTCGCCTGGCGGGCGTGGGTGTGGGTGCCGATACTGGTGCTGGCGTGGGTGCTGCAGATGCTCACCGCGCCGGTCTCCGCCCACCTCGTGGGCCGGGCGGGCTACCGCACCAAGCACCTCAAGCCGGAATTCCACTACGTGGACGAACTCGCGGACGTGGTCGCCCGTCAGGACGACGCGGGCAAGCCGGCCGCCACGGCCCACGACCAGCGGACCGTCCCGAAGGACGACCCGACGGACCAGCAGGGCCGCGACTGA
- a CDS encoding monovalent cation/H+ antiporter complex subunit F: MTMLEGAGIICLILLGVGALAAIYRIVRGPSILDRAIATDVLLIVISSALCVEMAVNHHTDNIVFVVVASVIGFVGSVTLSRFVAEARKEPSERA, translated from the coding sequence ATGACGATGCTGGAAGGGGCAGGGATCATCTGCCTGATCCTGCTGGGCGTGGGTGCCCTGGCGGCGATCTACCGGATCGTCCGCGGGCCCTCGATCCTGGATCGGGCCATCGCCACGGACGTGCTGTTGATCGTCATCTCGTCCGCGCTGTGCGTGGAGATGGCCGTCAACCACCACACGGACAACATCGTGTTCGTGGTGGTGGCCTCCGTGATCGGATTCGTGGGATCGGTGACGCTGTCCCGGTTCGTGGCCGAGGCCAGGAAGGAGCCCAGTGAACGTGCCTGA
- a CDS encoding Na+/H+ antiporter subunit E, translated as MSTGPDDQDGGRSFWSQWPILLGLTLTWGALWEDFSPGVLLAGVVFSMLTLSFYRLPRVNFSDRFNLWYALVFTFRFLWHVVTASISVAWDAITQGPKIVNSVVAVPLRSHDDLIVTLTGHALALVPGSLVIDVDRPSSTLYLHCLNVDNAEAVEGFRAEALSTEAAIIRAIGTKADLALVREDEARRADATAGRRLG; from the coding sequence ATGAGCACCGGCCCGGACGACCAGGACGGTGGCCGCTCCTTCTGGAGCCAATGGCCGATCCTCCTGGGGCTGACCCTCACGTGGGGCGCCCTCTGGGAGGACTTCTCGCCGGGGGTGCTACTGGCCGGCGTCGTGTTCTCGATGCTGACGTTGAGCTTCTACCGGCTGCCACGGGTGAACTTCTCGGACCGCTTCAACCTCTGGTATGCCCTGGTCTTCACGTTCCGGTTCCTCTGGCACGTGGTGACCGCCTCCATCTCGGTGGCCTGGGACGCTATCACGCAGGGGCCCAAGATCGTCAACTCCGTGGTGGCGGTCCCGCTGCGCAGCCACGATGACCTGATCGTCACGCTCACGGGCCATGCGTTAGCCTTGGTGCCCGGCTCCCTGGTCATCGACGTGGACCGGCCCAGCTCGACCCTGTACCTGCACTGCCTGAACGTGGACAATGCGGAGGCGGTCGAGGGCTTCCGGGCCGAGGCCCTGAGCACCGAGGCCGCGATCATCCGGGCCATCGGCACCAAGGCGGACCTGGCCCTGGTGCGGGAGGACGAGGCGCGTCGCGCCGACGCCACGGCGGGGAGGAGGCTCGGATGA
- a CDS encoding Na+/H+ antiporter subunit D — protein MDLDIVSLAPLAVLLPILGAALAFVLVRRPKAQIATTVTTITLTLLLECLLLAATWDTGAVAVFLGGWEAPWGITMVVDRFSALMLVVSSAIVLAVLIYASAQGITDQDQGGPVSIFHPTFLILVAGVSNAFLAGDLFNLYVGFEILLTASYVLLTLGGTGPRIRAGVTYVVVSVISSVLFLIAIAMIYGATGTINMADVAVKIAELDPDVQMVLHVMLLVGFGIKAAVFPLSFWLPDSYPTAPAPVTAVFAGLLTKVGVYAIIRTETLLFPGDRVNSLLLWVALLTMIVGILGALAQNDIKRVLSFTLVSHIGFMIFGVAMASVLGLGATVFYVVHHITVQTGLFLVTGLIEQRAGSANIDRLGGMAKISPLIAILFFIPAMNLGGIPPFSGFLAKIGLIQAGVGADHGMAWALVAASVVTSLLTLLVMVRVWTRSFWRRVEDVEHPPAKLVLALEETEARRAGRSARAVAVETQTKTATHAGTKVLTKTQTKTQIKTPTKIAKGPARGMVYPTIGLVAFGLAFTVFAGPLYAFSDRAATDMLLRTPYIEAVLGPEAAAQAERDLGGLEERGIHVPDQDNSGPGVLDSIPGDSEGHDVGDSTEGGQP, from the coding sequence ATGGACCTGGACATCGTCTCCCTCGCACCCCTCGCGGTCCTGCTGCCGATCCTCGGCGCAGCCCTGGCCTTCGTGTTGGTCCGCCGCCCCAAGGCGCAGATCGCCACCACCGTCACCACCATCACCCTGACACTGCTCCTCGAGTGCCTCCTGCTGGCCGCCACGTGGGACACGGGTGCCGTGGCCGTCTTCCTCGGCGGCTGGGAGGCCCCGTGGGGCATCACGATGGTGGTGGACCGGTTCTCGGCCCTGATGCTGGTGGTGTCCTCGGCGATCGTGCTAGCGGTGCTGATCTACGCCTCCGCGCAGGGCATCACGGACCAGGACCAGGGCGGTCCGGTCTCGATCTTCCACCCCACGTTCCTGATCCTGGTGGCGGGCGTGTCCAACGCCTTCCTCGCCGGTGACCTCTTCAACCTCTACGTCGGGTTCGAGATCCTCTTGACAGCTTCATATGTGCTGCTGACCCTGGGAGGCACCGGACCGCGTATCCGAGCGGGTGTGACCTACGTGGTGGTCTCGGTGATCTCCTCGGTGCTCTTCCTGATCGCCATCGCCATGATCTACGGCGCCACGGGCACCATCAACATGGCCGACGTGGCCGTCAAGATCGCGGAACTGGATCCGGACGTCCAGATGGTGCTGCACGTGATGCTGCTCGTCGGCTTCGGCATCAAGGCCGCCGTGTTCCCGCTGTCCTTCTGGCTGCCCGACTCCTACCCGACGGCCCCTGCCCCCGTGACCGCCGTGTTCGCGGGCTTGCTCACCAAGGTCGGCGTCTACGCGATCATCCGGACCGAAACGCTGCTGTTCCCGGGAGACCGGGTGAACTCGCTGCTGCTCTGGGTGGCCCTGCTGACGATGATCGTCGGCATCCTCGGCGCCCTCGCTCAGAACGACATCAAGCGTGTCCTGTCCTTCACGCTCGTCTCCCACATCGGCTTCATGATCTTCGGCGTGGCCATGGCCAGTGTGCTCGGGCTGGGGGCCACGGTGTTCTACGTGGTGCACCACATCACGGTGCAGACCGGTCTGTTCCTCGTCACCGGACTGATCGAGCAGCGGGCCGGGTCCGCCAACATCGACCGTCTCGGCGGGATGGCGAAGATCTCACCGCTGATCGCGATCCTGTTCTTCATCCCGGCCATGAACCTGGGCGGCATCCCGCCGTTCTCCGGCTTCCTCGCCAAGATCGGACTGATCCAGGCAGGCGTGGGCGCGGATCACGGCATGGCGTGGGCGCTTGTGGCCGCCTCGGTGGTGACCTCGCTGTTGACGCTGCTGGTGATGGTCCGCGTGTGGACCCGCTCGTTCTGGCGCCGGGTGGAGGACGTCGAGCACCCGCCGGCCAAACTGGTCCTGGCGTTGGAGGAGACGGAGGCCCGGCGCGCCGGCCGGAGCGCCAGGGCTGTCGCGGTCGAGACGCAGACCAAGACCGCAACGCACGCCGGTACCAAGGTCCTGACTAAGACCCAGACCAAGACCCAGATCAAGACCCCGACCAAGATCGCCAAGGGACCGGCCCGCGGCATGGTCTATCCGACGATCGGGCTCGTGGCCTTCGGCCTGGCCTTCACCGTGTTCGCCGGACCGCTCTACGCGTTCTCTGACCGGGCCGCCACGGACATGCTCCTGCGCACGCCCTATATCGAGGCCGTCCTCGGCCCGGAGGCCGCCGCCCAGGCGGAGCGGGACCTGGGTGGACTGGAGGAACGGGGCATCCATGTCCCGGACCAGGACAACAGCGGACCGGGCGTGCTGGATTCCATCCCCGGGGATTCCGAGGGGCATGATGTCGGCGACAGCACGGAAGGGGGGCAGCCATGA
- a CDS encoding Na(+)/H(+) antiporter subunit C: MSVNIVLLLVMGVMYAVSIYLLLERTLTRVLLGMILITNATNLLILTMAGAPGQAPLVEDGVDPSAYTDPLPQAMTLTSIVISFAITAFMLGMIYRSWKLGRRDEVLVDAEDVKVAEQSSFDAEEDAELLEEPSEFLEENEDPNADYEHATAINPSTGALAVRHRADGTVKVKTDANRHRPGGGRPSRHEPEEGEHPVGSLGHDDHLPDEDERSGSPRSRPRGREPKDGE; encoded by the coding sequence ATGAGCGTGAATATTGTGCTGCTGCTGGTCATGGGCGTGATGTACGCCGTGAGCATCTACCTGCTGCTGGAGCGGACCCTGACCCGCGTGCTGCTGGGCATGATCCTGATCACCAACGCCACGAACCTGCTGATCCTCACCATGGCCGGTGCCCCCGGCCAGGCCCCGCTCGTGGAGGACGGCGTGGACCCCAGCGCCTACACGGATCCGTTGCCCCAGGCCATGACCCTGACCTCGATCGTCATCTCTTTCGCCATTACGGCCTTCATGCTCGGCATGATCTACCGGTCCTGGAAGCTGGGCCGGCGGGACGAGGTCCTGGTGGACGCCGAGGACGTCAAGGTCGCCGAGCAGTCCTCCTTCGACGCGGAGGAGGATGCGGAGCTGCTGGAGGAGCCGTCGGAGTTCCTCGAGGAGAACGAGGACCCGAACGCGGACTACGAGCACGCCACGGCCATCAACCCCTCCACTGGTGCCCTGGCGGTCCGCCACCGTGCCGACGGCACGGTGAAGGTGAAGACGGACGCCAACCGGCACCGGCCGGGTGGCGGCCGCCCATCGCGGCACGAACCGGAGGAGGGCGAACACCCCGTCGGATCGCTCGGCCACGACGACCACCTCCCGGATGAAGACGAACGCTCCGGCAGCCCCCGGTCCCGACCACGGGGCCGCGAACCGAAGGACGGTGAGTGA